The DNA window AGTTGAACGATTTAACCAGACCTGTACTTACttccattgtttttttgttaaagtttaaacattttggaaatatgctaatatgtatttttattgtttacttactTTTGCCAATCAGATTACAATGTATGGATAATGTTgattagaaagagagagagaggaaaccgAACTCACGGTAAAGAAGTTAACCTACACAAAATTAATTGCATACTTTTATCTGATTTGCGGCATATATAGgcaaatacaaaagaaaatgtgTGTTGCAACACACATGAAAGAgattacaatttattttcatatataggCCTATTGCAAATGATCCCACAATTTCGGTTAATCTGAAATTGTAATCATAATATGTCAAGACCATGGTCTTTAAGGAACGTTGGGTTTTAAAGTATCTTGAGGAAGAAATAAGGTTAGCCTAcatattaaatatgattattaGGTAGGAATTTGTTTGACATATCGTTTCTTTGCTGGACAACAAAAGTAGCCTAAATCAAAACAGCATATTGAGAACTTTTTCAACATTACACTGATGTAAATGGAGATCTGGAGAACTGAATGAACAGCATCCGATATAGTCTACACCTGTTGCAGGGAGCCTAACAGCTGGCCCATCCCTCAAGGCTTAGAACTTTATTACCTTCACCTTATTACCACTTAAGACTAcataatttgcatatatatatatatatatatatatatatatatatgcaaataatgtCATAGTGTcaatatgatgaacagatttaaaagCCCCAActcacacaaataataataacattgataataataatgataataataattaaacctaCAGAAATGGAACATCACAACATAATGGTGATATGAATATGTATCACTGCTCCACAGTCTCAAACAGGAAATGGTCAGTAACCTTTATCCTCATCCTCCGAGTCCCTCAAGGTTTTCCCCCCTATTTCTTCAGTTTGTTTTCAAAAGGGCAACAGGAAGCTGGGGGATCCCGTGTGACCCCAGCATTGTTCCAGGCCCGATATCACATCCATTGACTGGGTCACATCTGTGCTGATCTGAGCTCTATGATCTGTGAGCTGGCAAAAGCTCTTGCACGCATTCACAAATCCCTCTTTGCTTCTGCGCGAGATCTTTTgtaatggagaagacagaaatgACAAAAAGTTTCGGAAACCCACAAACAGGCTGCATTCTAAATAAATGATGCTGATCAGTGCTAATACTACAAATACTAGAAATTCTAGAATAGGcttaacagaaataaaaacaggccTATACTCTACAAGAATCCATTATTAATTTAGATTATAATGAAGACAAATCTAACATATAATGGATAAGGATTCAAAGTATGTTCATAAAAAATACTTATTCTGAACTTGAGCAGTTGCGATTACGCGCAAGCTTTTGTTTCCTGTTTTGTTAAATAGTTGATTTCTAGCTGGCTGGATACCACTAGAAGGAAAGCCAACGTGATTCAAGAGTGTTAATCCTCAAGGATTTCTCTAGGATAAAGATGGTGCATCAAATTACCCCGAGCCGCAATATGACAGCTTTTAAAAGTTTTGTGTTCCTTTGTCGTTTCTTTGTTATGACTGGTTTGGGAATGTCATGTGGGCACAcggtcttttaaaaacattttatgccaTTACTTTACAGTTAAGACTTTTACTTTGTTTGgaaaaaattaatgttaatttttttcagcTTTGCCATGAAACAAACATAGCTTTAATGTCATGTTATAAACATCATATTAAACTCAAATTTACAAAAcagtaaactgaaaaaaagaagaaaaacttaaaaagaaaaacagtaagaGTGACCAGTTTCTTCCGTATTATGTCaacttttgaaaatattttgaaacaataATTTAAGGTGGCATTGCACTGGCTTGTACTCAGGAATTGGAGAGCGTGTATGGCGTTTGATTGTATAAGCTACGTCACTTATAACACTCCTGCATATAACAATTTTATTAtcactaaaaaaaattattaaaaaaaaattatccaagcCTTTATAGGTAGATCATAGCATAATAGACTatttgtgtagcctacagaatcTAGAATCTATGGCGAGATAGGTAGGCTAGCCTAATTGTAACAAACCCAAAGCTGTAGCCTATGAAAGAGCCCTTCATTTAAagcaaatacatatttttcacGCCAATACAGGTCTGCgcaatagttaaaatattttaaaaagttaattatgaTGATATCAAAAACTTGAGAACGCTACTGACTAATTGGGGAGCCTTTTAGAAGGCTATAGCCATAGAAGTGTCCAATCATTACAAGCGCAATTATAAATAATAGGTACAAAGATCACAGGTATACACAAGTACccagaaattaaatatttgcactatgataaaaaatataaaaatgtattaaacatttttttttttttagttttatccaAACTCCTGCTCTTTTGTGGCCAATGGTGACCTCACATAATGATCACTGTGTAGGCTAAACAACTAGTAGCCTATAGCTATTTTGTCAATTCCATACAAAAACTGAGTAGTCCAACTGCATAGCTATATTTTCATAAATGTGTCAGTTACCACAATAATGGTAGTGTCCTGTAACTGGCACGTGACTGTCTATTTTAAACAATGactttatatatagatagatttaTCTTAACTTACGGTCATTAAACAAAAACGAAGATCCATCAGTAAAGtcgaaaatgaaaacgaaaagtTGACTTTATTATTCCACGATTTTCCAGGGACGAAGAAGTGAGCACGAGAGTGAATTATGTTAGCTCTGCTAATACTCTATAGCCTAATACCACGGGCCATGCGTGCCCTTTTAGTTAGCCCATCTAATTTGCACCAATGCCAAAAACCTGTACTGAAACTTTCCAATAAGCTCACTTCTTAAGTGGTCGTTTGTTTCATTTTGACGCTCCAGGACGCCATGTACGCTTCAAAGATCACTGTTGGTTTGCTTCGCTGGTTTCTTTTAAAGCGCCACAGCCACGTCATCTACTCCTTTTTAAAACTACTGGAGTGAATTGCTTTTCGGCGACTCAAGATAAGTCTTTGCAAACCGTTATAACGATAGCCTACAATAAAGGCCAGGCATGCTATATTCACTTCACAACACAATTAAGCCAGACCAACAGGGATACTGCATAGCCTAGGCTACTAGCATTCCAAATGATGGTGGTTTGTTTTAGCCTATATTTATTCCTATAACGATCAACGTAATGcatgtaaaacattaaaaactgacaTGAAAATGAAACCATTGTTTTGAGTGATGATCCATGGAGAGTTGCTGTGCGTAATTAGTTAGTTCATTATTTTATGCAGGCCTAAATACAATGCTGAATAGTTACATTATTGATTTtaccttaaaaaaagaaaagaaaaaaaaaagaaaaaggaaaatagcACAGCAATGCTTACTGTGAAATAAGAAGACTACGAAATTGGACAGTGTGTGACACCAACGAATTACGTGTAAAAATGAACACACCCCTCCCCCATTGCGATTTATAAACGATTTAGTTTTACGAGTCTACTCAAAAAGACAGCGGTTCCACATACGGACAAATAGCCAATGTGTTTGGCAaataatgtgttcatgttttcaggAGCCTAGTTAGTAATTTGAAAAGGCAAAATCTTGGGATGCTGAACACTTAAGCTAATAGAGTACTATCGCTTTAAGTATTGAAAATAAGGCGAGGTTGGGTGCTGTCATTTACTCGAGAGTCACTGGGTCATGTGATAAAATTTCGCTCCATCTATTGGTCAAAGGCACGTGTCTAGGAGACCGGACTGCGACGTCACCCGGGGGACTCgtattaaaaataagaacaaaaatccGTAGTGAAAGTATTCCAGAGCCAGTTTGCGTTTGCTTATTTACTAGAGCAGGTCTACTGCTTTGATACCGCACAGATTTAATTTACCTGTATGTTTTACAAAgtaaatacaaagacaattgcAAGGGGCACACTGTGGAATTAATTTCTAAAACtatgttttttctttctatgCACACAAGGCGGTTTCGTCGTTTTTAACCGACAAAAGAATCAGAAAAAAAGGAGTTGTCCTTTTTTCCTGCTTGTTTCTCTTTGCAGTAAAGCTAAGAAATAAGGAAAATATACCACAAAAACTGGAACGCATACATACGTGTGTGCGCGAGAGAGAAAGGGGTTAAAAAGAACATTTGGAGAGTTTCACTATGGAAGAAAATGATCGTAGTAACAGAGATGTGGAGCGCCAGGACTCGGGCGATGAGTCCAATAGGGCTATTCTACCCCTGTTGCAGGCTCCTGGAAATCTACTCCCTCACAGAATCACCAACTTTTACATCGACAACATTTTGAGACCAGACTTTGGTCGCAGGAAAGAAGGAACCAGGCGCGACGAAATTAATATAGTTGAAAGAGAGAACCGCTGTCCATCGGCTCCCGGCTCTGGGCAGGTAGCTCCAGTGTCAGGGGAAGGACCCTCGAGCCCTCACCCAGTGAGTGCGTCTAAAAAAACTGATATTACCGCGGACGCACCTCTGAAACCCCGTGCAGAGACCGGAGATCAGTGTTTAAGCTCAGACTCGGATTGCTCGCAAAGTAGCGCTGCGCAGTCGAACAAACCAATGCTTTGGCCGGCTTGGGTATATTGCACAAGATATTCAGACAGACCTTCATCAGGTAAGAATTTATTTTCTCTTCAAAGTTCAATGTATATACTCAGATATCACCTGTTATAAAAGTGTGCACTTGTTTTGACTCGAATGtgaacaaataaaacactaaacTACAGAAATTTGTCGATGGAAAGGGGGCACGAAGAACAAATGTTCTTCATGAATGTAAAACGGCCCGCCAAGAGTCAGGGAGTTTTCTTTTATGGAGTAAGTCCTCTTAAATTAAAAGGAATAACTACGGagatttaatcattattattattcatttaaatctaatatttacaaatatttcaatAGCCTATATAACATAGTCTACTGCTGCTGTATGATAGACTACATGTagaataataatcatttttagtgttgttttttttattgtcttgtttttaatattgtttcgaccataataataatcagaattatgattattattattattatatattattttagaggCGTAGTAGCCTATTATGCAATTAgaaaccccccaaaaaactatGTTTCGTATACGATGCAGTTTGATCCTTCGTTTATGTCTGATTTGGCATTTCTTAAGTTGTGAGGAAAAGGAAGAATTGataaaaatgttacaatgttatgaATGGTAATTATGGtacatttttgcctttattttctAAAAAGGAACGGGTAGTTTTGTGCCATTGTTACTTCGATGTCTTTGTTGatatttaattagcatatttttgacAATGGAGTTGGACGCACCACAGAAGCTAAATGCTAAATCAGATCTCTTCAAAACTAGCttctgaaataaatattatattcctGCACTTACCGGCATTCGATAGATAAAAAAACAGGACAATTTTAGACAATATTTCAGCATTTCAAATGAACTAATTTCAAATGAAGTTCAAATTGCGCACAAAAAAGGCCTTCCGAAAAAGTGGCAAcgcaagttttttgtttttgttttgtcacgACGAAACTTCTGATTAATATATTCTTCAATAATCTTGCGAAAACATCTTAAACCAATTTCGAATATGCATTAAATGAACATAAATTTACCAAAGTTTTTATACTATCAAGCACTCTACATTGTTAGCTTGCCTATAGGGATGAATATTTGGAAAGGTCACACCAACTTGAAAGATAGCCTACCCCCTTGATGTGAGCACGTTTATTGGTCCCTTAAATTGATTTTTCGATTACACACCGTGAAAATATTAATAGTGTTATTATAACAGTCTACAATCGAAATCATACTCAGCTTAAGCTAAATAAAAGGTGTAAAAATAGGGTGCGAGCAAGGGTTCATCTCATAGGCTGCCGATCAATCTATTGTCAGCATTCAGAGCACGCGGAACCCTTGGGTGCACTGGAGTAGGCTCCCTGAGAATTAACTAAAAATAGAATATGCAGTGGGTACGTATACTAGCACTGAACGACCAGTGCTACTCTTAGAGGAAGTTTACAAAAACGTTCTCTTATAAATGTAGTTCCTATGGTAACAGAAAGAGGGGAAAGCCTCTTTCACCCCTCCCTTTCTGGCAGTCACCCCCACCCCCATCACCACCACTACACTATGCATCCATAGCCAAAACAAGAACAGACCCCCTGCAACATTTGATCTGAAACAATCCTTGATTCGAGTATCCCCaaataacactgtttttaaaacagcattatcgattacatttgtattattttgtaatagTGATATTAGCCTGTTAAGCAACTATTGCAAATGGACTACTGATTTGGCTAGGTGCATTGACGGCACGAGCAAACTGTAATCTCTTTCATTACTTTCTGAAATGCAGGACCGAGATCGCGCAAACCAAAGAAGAGCAATCCAAGCAAGGAAGACAAGCGTCCAAGAACAGCCTTCACAGCCGAGCAACTCCAGAGACTCAAGAACGAGTTCCAGAATAACCGTTACCTGACGGAGCAGAGGAGACAAGCTCTGGCCCAGGAACTCGGCCTCAACGAGTCTCAAATCAAAATCTGGTTTCAGAACAAAAGAGCGAAGATTAAAAAAGCTTCGGGGAGCAAAAACTCGCTTGCATTGCACCTGATGGCACAGGGACTATACAATCACGCCACAGCAACAAAGGACGACAAATCAGACAGTGATTAACGTGAAGGACAGGACATCTGAAATGCAATAATTCCAAGCAAGGGCCAGTGTACAAAATACCAGCATTAAACGGATGAAAACTATATGTATGACATTTGATTCTGcaatattatgtgtatatataggcctacactttacGTGTACAGTGGTGTAAAACTTTTTCAATTAGTAGGCTATCACTGCTGTACACTTACTGAAACTTCAGATATAGCGCACGAAGAAAAGGACGCTTCTTTATTTGAAaaaaggggagggggggggggcgaTTTGTGATTGACACTTGACGATGAGCCACAAGTGGACGTGTTAAATCCATGCTGAAGTCCAAAGAATTTTCTCCTGCTGCATTCAGGCGactgtgatttaaaataaatggtaaaaatGTTTTATCTGATTTAGATGTTTGCTCGttttcatgcataattttatTACTGGATGAATGTTTTACTTTATTGCCTGGAGTTGTGTTAGAGAGACATGGTATTTAAAAAAGACAACATTACATATCATATCATGCTTACAATAATTCagtatattgtatttaaaatatctatGGTCTAAAACACTATCCGCAAGGATGCTACACATCCAATATCCTCACATTTTCAGGAAACAGATCAGACATCTGAATGCATACGAGTCAGTAAACCTCAAAACTACACTTCTAATGCATACTTGACTTAAGTTGTTGTCTGTTGAATTTAGCTGGGAATGTACAATAAAAGTTCTCTCATCTTCTTTTTCCAAATGGATATctggtttaaatttattttactgaATGCATTTTCGTTTTCTCACGTTTTTTTAAACTTCAGTAtgaaattacaattgtaattCAGCTGAAAAAAGCAACTCTCTTCATTTAAGAGATtagttttttaaatgatgatttaatAAAGTCTGCAGTTGTCGTGCATTCtccccttaaaaaaatacatcttgtGAAAAGAGCATCACCACCACTGCCTCCAAAAcattgtacatatacatatatatatattcataataattctaaaaaaataatgaatataattgatttagaaaaaaagttataaGTTAAGTAGAAAGACGA is part of the Carassius gibelio isolate Cgi1373 ecotype wild population from Czech Republic chromosome B24, carGib1.2-hapl.c, whole genome shotgun sequence genome and encodes:
- the LOC128013434 gene encoding homeobox protein engrailed-2b; amino-acid sequence: MEENDRSNRDVERQDSGDESNRAILPLLQAPGNLLPHRITNFYIDNILRPDFGRRKEGTRRDEINIVERENRCPSAPGSGQVAPVSGEGPSSPHPVSASKKTDITADAPLKPRAETGDQCLSSDSDCSQSSAAQSNKPMLWPAWVYCTRYSDRPSSGPRSRKPKKSNPSKEDKRPRTAFTAEQLQRLKNEFQNNRYLTEQRRQALAQELGLNESQIKIWFQNKRAKIKKASGSKNSLALHLMAQGLYNHATATKDDKSDSD